A genome region from Trueperaceae bacterium includes the following:
- a CDS encoding FAD/NAD(P)-binding oxidoreductase gives MSKHSVLILGGGTAGITVAARLKRANRELDVAVVDPARDHWYQPLWTLVGAGVTDVEETRRDQAKVMPKGVTWIQDAVASIDADAHEVTLQGGDTVAYDQLVVGLGIEYDWDAVEGLRDAVGQGGVVSNYTPEYAQATWRELQAWTGGRMVFTAPAGQIKCGGAPQKIMYLAEDYARKHGLRERTEIVGAFAGTVMLGVPEINETLNGIVEKRDIDMRFHHELVAVDAEAKEAVFRTTGDPDSERIRIGYDLLHVVPPMRAPAPVRDGDLAVAEGPHAGFADVDHATLQHVRHPDVFALGDVAALPTAKTGAAVRKQAPVLVDHLLAHRAGATSEKAYAGYSSCPLVTGYGSLVLAEFEYGNTYKPTFPVDQTKERWDMYMLKRHLLPQMYWHGMLRGLA, from the coding sequence ATGAGCAAGCATTCCGTACTGATTCTCGGAGGGGGCACGGCGGGCATCACCGTCGCCGCCCGCCTGAAACGCGCGAACCGCGAGCTCGACGTCGCGGTCGTCGATCCCGCCCGCGACCACTGGTACCAACCCCTGTGGACCCTCGTGGGGGCCGGCGTCACCGACGTCGAGGAGACCCGCCGCGACCAGGCGAAGGTCATGCCGAAGGGCGTGACGTGGATCCAGGACGCCGTCGCCTCCATCGACGCCGACGCCCACGAGGTCACCCTCCAGGGCGGCGACACCGTCGCGTACGACCAACTCGTCGTCGGCCTCGGCATCGAGTACGACTGGGACGCCGTCGAAGGGCTGCGCGACGCCGTCGGTCAGGGCGGCGTCGTCTCCAACTACACCCCCGAGTACGCGCAAGCCACCTGGCGCGAACTGCAGGCGTGGACGGGCGGCCGCATGGTCTTCACCGCCCCCGCGGGTCAGATCAAGTGCGGCGGCGCGCCGCAGAAGATCATGTACCTCGCCGAGGACTACGCCCGGAAGCACGGCCTGCGCGAACGGACCGAGATCGTGGGCGCCTTCGCCGGCACCGTCATGCTGGGCGTCCCGGAGATCAACGAAACGCTCAACGGCATCGTCGAGAAGCGCGACATCGACATGCGCTTCCACCACGAACTCGTCGCCGTCGACGCCGAGGCCAAGGAGGCGGTCTTCCGCACGACCGGCGACCCCGACTCCGAGCGCATCCGCATCGGCTACGACCTGCTCCACGTCGTGCCCCCCATGCGCGCCCCCGCCCCCGTCCGCGACGGCGACCTCGCCGTCGCGGAGGGTCCGCACGCCGGCTTCGCCGACGTCGATCACGCCACCCTGCAGCACGTCCGGCACCCCGACGTGTTCGCGCTCGGGGACGTCGCGGCGCTCCCCACCGCGAAGACCGGGGCGGCGGTCCGCAAGCAGGCGCCCGTCCTCGTCGACCACCTCCTCGCGCACCGCGCGGGCGCGACGTCCGAGAAGGCCTACGCGGGCTACTCCTCCTGCCCCCTCGTCACCGGGTACGGCAGCCTCGTGCTCGCCGAGTTCGAGTACGGCAACACCTACAAACCGACCTTCCCCGTCGACCAGACGAAGGAACGGTGGGACATGTACATGCTCAAGCGGCACCTCCTGCCGCAGATGTACTGGCACGGCATGCTTCGCGGCCTCGCCTGA
- a CDS encoding MarR family transcriptional regulator yields the protein MADPRLTFTLHHLVAVLDRHADAILRRELGMTYSQFLFLVTLDGAEGVDGTTLARHLDVSRAAVSKRLPWFTDRALVEVRADPRHGRRTRLFLTDAGRTLARTAADTLEDALQAPARSELDVDLDALHHDLDALLTWLRAGLEAGAHDAPGADAPDDA from the coding sequence GTGGCCGACCCCCGCCTCACCTTCACGCTGCACCACCTCGTGGCGGTGCTCGATCGCCACGCCGACGCGATCCTCCGCCGCGAACTCGGCATGACCTACAGCCAGTTCCTGTTCCTCGTCACGCTCGACGGTGCGGAGGGCGTCGACGGCACCACGCTCGCGCGGCACCTGGACGTCTCCCGGGCCGCGGTCAGCAAACGCCTGCCCTGGTTCACCGACCGCGCCCTCGTCGAGGTGCGAGCCGACCCGCGCCACGGGCGCAGGACCCGGCTGTTCCTCACCGACGCCGGCCGCACCCTCGCGCGGACCGCTGCGGACACGCTCGAAGACGCCCTCCAGGCCCCCGCACGCAGCGAACTCGACGTCGACCTGGACGCCCTTCATCACGACCTCGACGCCCTCCTCACCTGGTTGCGCGCCGGCCTCGAGGCCGGCGCGCACGACGCCCCCGGCGCGGACGCACCGGACGACGCCTGA
- a CDS encoding PEGA domain-containing protein translates to MFHRHVARTTLALTFAALVLAACSSGGGDAAPASGSNVGTLRVSVDPSDATVTASREGTSDVARRGSGDVELDAGTYTVRATADGYRPDTTTARVRAGDVTSIELSLQPEGDASPTPPEDPGQPEDPEDMQYRGEWAWLLEFSGTGLQYAGFLSISESIEDDGDLTGVEAGTWTWCGFDYDACSGPTGVGLFATFERTDLVSSFVDTAGIVKAVSIDLDGRLEDTDDGNPAFAGFGEWSFYSGGSSEYIIVLVRVQETPVYSSLGTSATPSRPQIGPETRATLERRLASVATAATSAQGADALGPVVGALERRTDALRPR, encoded by the coding sequence ATGTTCCATCGCCACGTCGCACGCACGACCCTCGCCCTCACCTTCGCCGCCCTGGTGCTGGCCGCCTGCAGCTCCGGGGGCGGCGACGCCGCCCCCGCCTCCGGCTCGAACGTCGGCACGCTCCGCGTGAGCGTCGACCCGTCGGACGCGACCGTCACCGCCTCCCGCGAGGGGACGTCCGACGTCGCCCGGCGCGGCTCGGGCGACGTCGAGCTCGACGCCGGCACCTACACCGTCCGCGCCACCGCGGACGGCTACCGTCCCGACACCACCACCGCCCGGGTGCGGGCGGGGGACGTGACGTCGATCGAGCTTTCGTTGCAGCCCGAGGGGGACGCGTCACCCACGCCCCCCGAGGATCCTGGTCAGCCGGAGGATCCCGAGGACATGCAGTACCGGGGCGAATGGGCGTGGCTCCTCGAGTTCTCGGGGACCGGGCTTCAGTACGCGGGGTTCCTGTCGATCTCGGAGTCGATCGAGGACGACGGCGACCTGACCGGCGTCGAGGCGGGGACGTGGACCTGGTGCGGGTTCGACTACGACGCGTGTAGCGGCCCGACCGGGGTCGGCCTCTTCGCGACGTTCGAGCGCACCGACCTGGTGTCGTCGTTCGTCGACACGGCCGGGATCGTCAAGGCGGTCAGCATCGACCTCGACGGCCGATTGGAGGATACGGACGACGGCAACCCCGCCTTCGCGGGGTTCGGCGAGTGGTCGTTCTACTCCGGCGGGAGCTCGGAGTACATCATCGTGCTCGTCCGTGTGCAGGAGACGCCGGTGTATTCGTCCCTCGGTACGTCCGCCACGCCGTCGCGTCCGCAGATCGGGCCGGAGACGCGCGCGACCCTCGAGCGGCGTCTCGCTTCGGTGGCTACGGCCGCCACCTCCGCGCAGGGGGCGGATGCGCTCGGTCCCGTCGTCGGTGCGCTCGAACGGCGCACCGACGCCCTGCGTCCTCGCTGA